The following proteins are encoded in a genomic region of Lutra lutra chromosome 16, mLutLut1.2, whole genome shotgun sequence:
- the ITGA2B gene encoding integrin alpha-IIb: MARAVYPLHALWLLEWVQLLLGPGAIPPAWALNLDPRQLTLYTGPNGSHFGFSLDFYKDNHGRVAIVVGAPRTLGPSQEETGGVFLCPWKAEGSQCTLLPFDLNDETRHVGSYTFQTFKSRQGLGASVVSWKDNIVACAPWQHWNALEKTEEAEKTPVGGCFLAQLQNGARAEYSPCRANTMSQVYQKNGFNDRRCCEAGFSSVVTQAGELVLGAPGGYFFLGLLARAPIATIVSSYRPGTLLWHVASQSFTLDSYEPEYEDGYRGYSVAVGEFDGDLNTTEYVLGAPTWSWTLGAVEILNSYHQTLHKLHGEQMASYFGHSVTVTDVNGDGRHDLLVGAPLYMESRADHKLAEVGRVYLFLQPRGHHVLGAPSLLLTGTQLYGRFGSAIAPLGDLDRDGYNDVAVAAPYGGPSGRGQVLVFLGGSEGLSSRPSQILDSPFPAGSGFGFSLRGATDIDDNGYPDLLVGAYGANKVAVYRAQPVVMASVRLLVQDSLNPAVKNCVLPQTQKRVTCFNIQMCVGATGHNIPQQLPINAELQLDRQKPRQGRRVLLLNSLLVDTMLRLDLGGRQSPICHTTMAFLRDEADFRDKLSPIVLSFNVSLQPRKDGVAPAVVLHGDTHVQEQTRIILDCGEDDVCVPQLQLSASVMGSPLLIGANNVLELRMVAANEGEGAYEAQLAVHLPEGAHYMRAISDIKGFERLICNQKKENETKMVLCELGNPMKRNARIGITMLVSVENLEEAGDHVSFWLQIRSKNSQNPNSEAVLLDVPVRAEAHVELRGNSFPASLVVIAEEDNRENSSNIWGPKVEHTYELHNNGPGTASGLRLSLCLPGQSQPSDLLYILDIQPQGGLQCSPQPTPNPYKLNWRLPTPSPSPTSPGRHKRERRQASLPGSDQPARPQDPVLLSCDSGPHTVVQCELREMARGQRAMVRVLAFLQLSSLQQRPLDQFVLQSQAWFNVSSLPYAVPALSLPSGEALVQTQLLRALERDIPIWWVLVGVLGGLVLLMLLVLAMWKVGFFKRNRPPLEEDEEDE; this comes from the exons ATGGCCAGAGCTGTGTATCCACTTCATGCCCTCTGGCTTCTGGAGTGGGTGCAGCTGCTCTTGGGACCTGGGGCCATCCCTCCGGCCTGGGCCTTGAACCTGGACCCAAGGCAACTCACCTTGTACACAGGCCCCAATGGCAGCCACTTTGGGTTTTCACTGGACTTCTACAAGGACAACCATGGGAG AGTGGCCATCGTGGTGGGCGCCCCACGGACCCTAGGCCCCAGCCAGGAGGAGACAGGCGGCGTGTTCCTGTGCCCCTGGAAGGCCGAGGGCAGCCAGTGCACCTTGCTGCCCTTCGACCTCA ATGATGAGACCCGACACGTAGGCTCCTACACCTTCCAAACCTTCAAGTCCCGGCAAGGACTGGGCGCGTCGGTGGTCAGCTGGAAAGACAACATTGTG GCCTGCGCCCCCTGGCAGCACTGGAACGCCCTAGAAAAGACCGAAGAGGCTGAGAAGACGCCCGTAGGTGGCTGCTTCCTGGCTCAGCTCCAGAACGGCGCCCGCGCGGAGTACTCGCCCTGTCGGGCTAACACCATGAGCCAGGTTTACCAGAAAAACGGCTTTA ACGACCGACGCTGCTGCGAAGCGGGCTTCAGCTCCGTAGTTACTCAG GCAGGAGAGCTGGTGCTTGGGGCCCCTGGCGGCTATTTTTTCTTAG GTCTGCTGGCGCGGGCTCCCATTGCCACTATCGTCTCGAGTTACCGCCCAGGCACCCTCTTGTGGCACGTGGCCTCTCAGAGCTTCACCTTGGACTCCTACGAGCCGGAGTACGAGGACGGCTACCGGG GGTACTCGGTGGCGGTGGGAGAGTTCGACGGGGATCTCAACACTACAG AGTATGTCCTTGGTGCCCCCACCTGGAGCTGGACCCTGGGAGCG GTGGAAATTTTGAATTCGTACCACCAGACGCTGCACAAGCTGCATGGAGAGCAG ATGGCATCGTATTTTGGACACTCGGTGACCGTCACTGATGTAAACGGAGACGG GAGGCACGACCTGCTGGTGGGTGCGCCACTGTACATGGAGAGCCGCGCTGACCACAAACTGGCCGAGGTGGGGCGCGTGTACTTGTTCCTGCAGCCTCGAGGTCACCACGTGCTGGGCGCCCCCAGCCTCCTGCTGACCGGCACTCAGCTCTACGGGCGATTTGGCTCAGCCATCGCACCCCTGGGCGACCTCGACCGGGATGGCTACAACg ATGTTGCAGTGGCCGCCCCCTATGGAGGTCCCAGTGGTCGGGGCCAAGTGCTGGTGTTCCTGGGTGGGAGTGAGGGGCTGAGCTCACGCCCCTCCCAGATCCTGGACAGCCCCTTCCCAGCAGGCTCTGGCTTTGGCTTCTCCCTGCGAGGTGCCACAGACATCGATGACAATGgatacccag ACCTACTGGTGGGAGCTTATGGGGCCAACAAGGTGGCTGTGTACAG AGCTCAGCCAGTGGTGATGGCCAGTGTCCGGCTGTTGGTACAAGATTCACTGAATCCTGCTGTGAAAAATTGtgtcctgccccagacccagaaGCGCGTTACCTG CTTTAACATACAGATGTGTGTAGGAGCCACTGGGCACAACATTCCTCAGCAGCTGC CCATAAACGCTGAGCTGCAGCTGGACCGGCAGAAGCCCCGCCAGGGCCGGCGGGTGCTTCTGCTGAATTCTCTACTGGTGGACACCATGCTGCGTCTGGACCTGGGCGGGAGACAGAGCCCCATCTGTCACACCACCATGGCTTTCCTCCGA GACGAGGCCGACTTCCGGGACAAGCTGAGTCCCATCGTGCTCAGCTTTAACGtgtccttgcagcccaggaaggATGGAGTAGCCCCTGCTGTCGTGCTTCACGGAGACACCCATGTCCAGGAGCAG ACCCGCATCATCCTGGACTGTGGGGAAGATGACGTGTGTGTGCCCCAGCTCCAGCTCTCCGCCAGCGT GATGGGGTCCCCACTCCTCATCGGAGCCAATAACGTGCTGGAGCTGCGGATGGTTGCAGCCAATGAGGGCGAGGGGGCCTATGAAGCCCAGCTGGCCGTGCATCTGCCCGAAGGTGCCCACTACATGCGGGCCATCAGCGACATCAAG GGCTTTGAGAGACTCATCTGTAACCAGAAGAAGGAGAATGAGACCAAGATGGTGTTGTGTGAGCTGGGCAACCCCATGAAGAGGAATGCCCGG ATAGGAATCACAATGTTGGTGAGTGTGGAGAACCTGGAAGAGGCTGGCGATCATGTGTCATTCTGGCTGCAGATCAGAAG cAAGAACAGCCAGAATCCGAATAGCGAGGCTGTGCTGCTGGATGTCCCGGTCCGGGCAGAGGCCCACGTGGAGCTTCGAGG GAACTCCTTTCCAGCCTCCCTGGTGGTAATAGCCGAAGAAGACAACAGGGAGAACAGCTCCAACATCTGGGGCCCCAAAGTGGAACACACCTACGAG CTCCACAACAATGGCCCCGGCACTGCGAGTGGCCTCcggctcagcctctgcctccctggccaGTCCCAGCCTTCTGACCTGCTCTACATCCTGGACATACAGCCCCAGGGGGGGCTTCAGTGCTCCCCCCAGCCCACTCCTAACCCCTACAAG CTGAACTGGAGGCTGCCTacccccagcccttcccctaCCTCCCCTGGGCGTCACAAGCGGGAGCGAAGACAGGCGTCCCTGCCAGGGTCCGACCAGCCCGCCAGGCCTCAGGATCCAGTTCTCCTG AGCTGCGACTCGGGGCCGCATACCGTGGTGCAGTGTGAGCTTCGGGAGATGGCACGAGGCCAGCGGGCCATGGTCAGGGTGCTGGCCTTCCTGCAGCTGTCCAGCCTCcagcag AGGCCCCTGGATCAGTTCGTGCTGCAGTCGCAAGCTTGGTTCAATGTCTCCTCCCTTCCCTACGCTGTGCCCGCCCTCAGCCTGCCCAGTGGGGAAGCTCTG GTGCAGACGCAGCTGCTTCGCGCCTTGGAGCGGGACATTCCCATCTGGTGGGTGCTGGTAGGGGTGCTCGGCGGCCTGGTGTTGCTCATGCTCCTGGTCCTGGCCATGTGGAAG GTTGGCTTCTTCAAGCGCAACCGGCCACCACTAGAAGAAGATGAGGAGGATGAGTGA